A section of the Lepus europaeus isolate LE1 chromosome 19, mLepTim1.pri, whole genome shotgun sequence genome encodes:
- the RIPOR1 gene encoding rho family-interacting cell polarization regulator 1 isoform X3 — translation MNSKKKGSPARTHSMMSLSVRPQRRLLSARVSRSQSFAGVLGSHERGPRSFQVFSPPGSPRKAPALSRVSRMFSVAHPAPKVPQPERLDLVYAALKRGLTAYLEVHQQEQEKLQGQIRESKRNSRLGFLYDLDKQVKSIERFLRRLEFHASKIDELYEAYCVQRRLRDGAYNMVRAYSTGSPGSREARDSLAEASRGHREYTESMCVLEGELEAQLGEFHLRMKGLAGFARLCVGDQYEICMKYGRQRWKLRGRIESSGKQVWDSEETIFLPLLTEFLSIKVTELKGLANHVVVGSVSCETKDLFAALPQVVAVDINDLGTIKLSLEVTWSPFDKDDQPSAASTVNKASTVTKRFSTYSQSPPDTPSLREQAFYNMLRRQEELENGTAWSLSSESSDDSSSPQLSGTARHSSAPRPLVQQPEPLPIQVAFRRPETPSSGPVDEERAMAPALANGHAPYSRTLSHISEASVDAALAEVSVEAVGPESLAQGPSLPVHRDPIYGEHPSPPLPAPDPSHTATSPTLSATGPASTPADSAPSAHLDSVSKATDSSPSELPGPICATTSSTSSAVSPTHSVASHTVTTTGSNCQPTTAGFTTTGPSQNTASPTHSTVSPAHTTASSTHTTTSPTQNTTVLTLTTANPNPNTTGPVQTPASPAHSVTSPTQSTTVLTPTTTSPTPSAMSPVQTTTSPTQNTTVLTPTTTSHTLSAMGPGQTTTSPALITSSLSTSPDHTTLPSPSAPVCPTLLGTHPLPCSQPISTPSIQADCIAPSTSYPSAACSGWKPLVSPAPDIPEPISQSPSPPPSPQTPALQHSEPRLVSAAQDPVPGAAGGAGDRRLEEALGALMAALDDYRGQFPELQGLEQEVTRLESLLMQRQGLTRSRASSLSITVEHALESFSFLNEDEEEDSNGPGDSASDRPCPRLLRVCLPHRSLSACDPPAPALPLGLGLNQPPEGSVPVPPRTHRLPQHRFPSSRLRISRRTRALSAQSRSGSCRFPVESRAQSLLPLLLPRLRPHALCRFQPTLRRPSRLQPR, via the exons ATGAACTCCAAGAAGAAAG GGAGCCCCGCGCGGACTCATTCCATGATGTCCCTGTCGGTGCGGCCGCAGCGCCGCCTGCTCAGCGCCCGGGTCAGTAGGAGCCAGTCCTTCGCCGGCGTCCTCGGCAGCCACGAACGGGGGCCCAG gagcttccaggtcttcAGCCCTCCGGGGTCCCCCCGGAAGGCCCCCGCGCTGTCTCGCGTGTCCAGGATGTTTTCCGTGGCCCACCCAGCTCCCAAGGTGCCGCAGCCCGAGCGGCTGGACCTGGTGTACGCTGCACTTAAGAGGGGCCTCAC GGCCTACTTagaggtgcaccagcaggagcaGGAGAAACTCCAGGGGCAGATAAGGGAGTCCAAGAGGAATTCACGCCTG GGCTTCCTGTATGACTTGGACAAG CAAGTCAAGTCCATCGAACGCTTCCTGCGGCGACTGGAGTTCCACGCCAGCAAG ATCGACGAGCTGTATGAGGCGTACTGTGTCCAGCGGCGCCTCCGGGATGGTGCCTACAACATGGTCCGTGCCTACAGCACTGGGTCCCCGGGCAGCCGAGAGGCTCGGGACAGTCTGGCGGAGGCCTCCCGGGGCCATCGTGAGTACACAGAG AGCATGTGTGTGCTGGAGGGCGAGTTGGAGGCACAGCTGGGCGAGTTTCATCTCCGGATGAAAG GGCTCGCTGGCTTCGCCAGGCTGTGTGTAGGTGACCAGTACGAG ATCTGCATGAAATATGGGCGTCAGCGCTGGAAACTCCGGGGCCGCatagagagcagtggaaagcaggtGTGGGACAGCGAGGAAaccatctttctccctctgctcacGGAATTCCTGTCCATCAAG GTGACAGAACTGAAGGGCCTGGCCAATCACGTGGTTGTAGGCAGCGTCTCCTGTGAGACCAAGGACCTGTTTGCTGCCCTGCCCCAGGTTGTGGCTGTGGACATCAATGACCTTGGCACCATCAAGCTCAGCCTGGAAGTCACATGGAG ccccttcgACAAGGATGACCAGCCCTCGGCTGCTTCTACTGTCAATAAGGCCTCCACAGTCACCAAGCGCTTCTCTACCTATAGCCAGAGCCCACCAGATACTCCCTCACTTCGGGAGCAGGCCTTCTAT AACATGCTCCGGAGGCAGGAAGAGCTGGAGAATGGGACAGCATGGTCCCTGTCCTCCGAATCCTCGGACGACTCATCCAGCCCCCAGCTCTCAGGCACTGCCCGCCACTCatcagcccccaggcccctggtgCAGCAGCCCGAGCCCTTACCCATCCAGGTTGCCTTCCGAAGGCCTGAGACCCCCAGCTCTGGGCCCGTGGATGAGGAGAGAGCcatggccccagctctggccaatgggCATGCCCCCTACAGCCGGACTCTGAGCCACATCAGTGAGGCCAGTGTGGATGCTGCCTTGGCTGAGGTTTCGGTAGAGGCTGTGGGGCCAGAAAGCCTAGCCCAGGGACCGAGCCTGCCTGTACACCGAGATCCCATCTATGGGGAGCACCCCagccctccccttcctgccccagACCCCAGCCACACTGCCACAAGCCCCACCCTCAGTGCTACAGGCCCTGCCTCCACACCTGCAGACTCTGCCCCATCTGCACACCTGGACTCAGTTTCCAAAGCCACAGACTCCAGCCCTTCTGAACTGCCAGGCCCTATCTGTGCCACTACAAGCTCCACCTCTAGTGCTGTAAGCCCTACCCACAGTGTTGCAAGCCACACTGTCACTACTACAGGCTCTAACTGTCAGCCCACTACTGCAGGCTTTACCACTACAGGCCCTAGCCAGAATACTGCAAGCCCCACTCACAGTACTGTAAGCCCCGCCCATACCACTGCAAGCTCCACCCATACTACCACAAGCCCCACCCAGAACACCACTGTGTTAACTCTCACCACTGCGAATCCTAACCCCAACACTACAGGCCCAGTCCAGACCCCTGCAAGCCCTGCCCACTCTGTTACAAGCCCCACCCAGAGCACCACTGTGTTAACTCCTACCACTAcaagccccacccccagtgcTATGAGCCCAGTCCAGACCACCACAAGCCCCACCCAGAACACCACTGTGTTAACTCCCACCACTACAAGTCACACCCTCAGTGCTATGGGCCCAGGTCAGACCACCACAAGCCCCGCCCTTATAACATCAAGCCTTTCCACTTCTCCAGACCACACTAcgctccccagcccctctgcacctgtgtgcccCACCCTCTTAGGCACCCACCCCTTGCCCTGTAGCCAGCCAATCTCTACTCCCAGTATTCAGGCAGACTGCAtagcccccagcacctcctacCCAAGTGCAGCCTGTTCTGGTTGGAAACCCCTCGTGAGCCCTGCCCCCGACATCCCAGAGCCCATCTCGCAGAGCCCAAGCCCCCCTCCTTCACCCCAAACTCCCGCACTGCAGCATTCAGAACCTCGCCTGGTCTCGGCTGCCCAAGACCCAGTCCCAGGGgcagctggaggggctggggaTAGGAGACTagaggaggccctgggggcccTAATGGCTGCCCTGGATGACTATCGTGGCCAGTTCCCTGAGCTACAGGGCCTGGAACAGGAGGTGACCCGGCTGGAGAGTCTGCTTATg CAGAGACAAGGCCTGACTCGTAGCCGGGCCTCCAGTCTCAGTATCACTGTCGAGCACGCCCTGGAGAGCTTCAGCTTCCTCAATGAAGACGAAGAGGAAGACAGTAATGGTCCTGGGGACAG TGCTTCTGACCGCCCCTGTCCTCGCCTCCTCCGTGTCTGCCTCCCTCACCGGTCCCTGTCAGCCTGTGAccctccagcccctgctcttcCCCTTGGCCTTGGCTTGAACCAGCCTCCTGAAGGAAGTGTCCCTGTGCCTCCCCGTACACATCGGCTCCCCCAGCACCGGTTCCCTTCGTCTCGACTCAGAATCTCTAGGAGGACCCGGGCCTT